The following are encoded together in the Gemmatimonadaceae bacterium genome:
- a CDS encoding glycosyl hydrolase 53 family protein, which yields MLLVSPGCARTTGPAPTPGPEAAPARPFFLGADVSALDAPSRFGRPAPTYQEGGTPSDEPTILMRHGWKVFRLRVFVSPVRDAPDNSLANTIPLARRIKDSGATLLLDIHYSDTWADPQHQDTPVAWRGLGFDSLERQVETYSRNTIKAFKDAGAMPDWVQVGNEITRGMLWPMGQVEVPGSEQYLPPQPYDSVTQWDHLTGLLKAGIRGVMEGAGDTPPRIAIHIDRGGDWATTKWFFDHLDAAHVNYDIIAESFYPPWRHGTLDDLWNNMQQSAKRFDKDFLVAETGYGPSHYPDNLDMLWPVTPQGRLQFMVDLVNTVRKAPHGLGVMYWAPEYDLWNQDGSPGPAVFTMDHLKDLTARPASHAPAAVNK from the coding sequence GTGCTTCTCGTCTCGCCAGGGTGCGCCAGGACTACGGGTCCGGCGCCGACTCCCGGGCCCGAAGCGGCGCCCGCGCGGCCGTTCTTCCTCGGGGCCGACGTCTCCGCCCTGGATGCGCCGAGCCGCTTCGGCCGTCCCGCGCCCACGTACCAGGAAGGCGGAACGCCGAGCGATGAGCCCACCATTCTCATGCGCCACGGATGGAAGGTGTTTCGCCTGCGCGTGTTCGTGTCGCCGGTTCGGGACGCGCCGGACAACTCGCTCGCCAACACGATTCCGTTGGCGCGGCGCATCAAGGATTCCGGGGCGACGCTGCTCCTGGACATCCACTACTCGGATACGTGGGCCGATCCGCAGCACCAGGACACCCCCGTCGCCTGGCGCGGTCTGGGCTTCGATTCGCTGGAGCGTCAGGTCGAGACCTACAGCCGCAACACGATCAAGGCATTCAAGGATGCCGGCGCCATGCCGGATTGGGTGCAGGTCGGCAACGAGATCACGCGGGGCATGCTGTGGCCGATGGGACAGGTCGAGGTTCCGGGCTCCGAGCAGTACCTGCCGCCGCAGCCGTACGACTCGGTCACGCAGTGGGACCATCTGACCGGGCTGTTGAAGGCCGGCATTCGCGGCGTGATGGAAGGCGCCGGCGACACGCCGCCGCGGATCGCCATCCACATCGACCGGGGCGGCGACTGGGCCACCACCAAGTGGTTCTTCGACCATCTGGACGCCGCGCACGTGAACTACGACATCATCGCCGAGAGCTTCTATCCGCCCTGGCGGCATGGAACGCTCGACGATCTGTGGAATAACATGCAGCAGTCCGCGAAGCGCTTCGACAAGGACTTCCTGGTTGCCGAGACGGGATACGGTCCGTCGCATTATCCGGACAATCTGGACATGCTGTGGCCGGTGACGCCGCAGGGGCGCCTGCAGTTCATGGTGGACCTCGTCAACACGGTGCGGAAGGCCCCGCATGGGTTGGGCGTGATGTACTGGGCGCCGGAGTACGACCTCTGGAACCAGGACGGCAGTCCGGGTCCGGCCGTCTTCACCATGGACCATTTGAAGGATCTGACGGCACGTCCGGCAAGCCACGCGCCGGCCGCGGTGAACAAGTAG
- a CDS encoding hemerythrin domain-containing protein — translation MLMAEHRVIEQVLDALEAAAAVLARGGNVRPGFFVDVSDFVSGFADGCHHGKEEGVLFEAMIAHGAPPHGGAIAMMLDEHEQGRAYNRALRDAARGLDGGDPQARRHIVSNAKGYVALLRDHIVKEDEMLFPMADELIPRPAADAMLAAFDQVARAERPDADAHFTALAARIVHEATTLSD, via the coding sequence GTGCTGATGGCCGAGCACCGGGTCATCGAGCAGGTGCTCGACGCGCTCGAAGCGGCGGCGGCCGTACTCGCGCGTGGCGGCAACGTGCGGCCGGGATTCTTCGTGGACGTCTCCGATTTCGTGTCGGGCTTTGCCGATGGCTGCCATCACGGCAAGGAAGAAGGCGTGCTGTTCGAGGCGATGATCGCACATGGCGCGCCGCCGCACGGGGGCGCCATCGCCATGATGCTCGACGAGCATGAGCAGGGGCGCGCCTACAACCGTGCCTTGCGCGACGCGGCCCGGGGCCTGGACGGCGGCGATCCGCAGGCACGCCGCCACATCGTGTCGAATGCCAAGGGCTACGTCGCGCTGCTCCGCGACCACATCGTTAAGGAAGACGAGATGCTCTTCCCGATGGCCGACGAGCTCATCCCGCGTCCTGCGGCGGACGCCATGCTCGCGGCGTTCGACCAAGTGGCGCGCGCGGAGCGCCCCGATGCGGACGCCCACTTCACGGCGCTCGCGGCACGAATCGTCCACGAGGCGACGACGCTTTCGGACTAG
- the had gene encoding 6-hydroxycyclohex-1-ene-1-carbonyl-CoA dehydrogenase translates to MTTTIGTTYSAWVMTTPGAALDRVDLPWIEPAAGEALIEVAGCGVCHTDLSYLYGGVKTRGPLPLVLGHEISGIVRAVGAGADPALVGQAVVVPAVLPCGECDLCRAGRRAICRRQVMPGNDRHGGFASHVVVPARYLCPVPAAALVEHELWELSVVADALSTPFQAVKRSGLLPGELAIVVGVGGIGVHAVQVARAAGATVIAIDIDARKLEQATAAGARGVIDVRGMPLKEVRKQARALAESLGAPPHLWKIFETSGTKAGQETAYALVGFGASLGVVGYTMDKIEICLSNLMAYDAEAHGNWGADPEIYPELLQWIAAGRLAVKPYVERHPLSEINAVFEAAHHGRLTRRAVLVP, encoded by the coding sequence ATGACGACGACGATCGGAACCACGTACAGCGCCTGGGTCATGACCACGCCGGGCGCCGCCCTCGACCGGGTGGACCTGCCGTGGATCGAGCCCGCGGCCGGTGAAGCGCTGATCGAGGTGGCGGGTTGCGGCGTGTGCCACACCGATCTCTCGTACCTCTACGGCGGCGTGAAGACGCGCGGGCCCCTGCCGTTGGTCCTCGGGCACGAGATCAGCGGCATCGTGCGCGCGGTCGGCGCCGGCGCCGACCCTGCCCTCGTCGGCCAGGCGGTGGTCGTCCCCGCCGTGCTGCCGTGCGGGGAGTGTGACCTGTGCCGTGCCGGCCGCCGCGCCATCTGCCGGCGGCAGGTGATGCCGGGCAACGACCGTCATGGGGGCTTCGCGTCGCACGTCGTCGTGCCGGCGCGGTATCTCTGCCCCGTGCCGGCTGCGGCCCTGGTCGAGCACGAACTCTGGGAATTGTCGGTCGTGGCCGATGCCCTCTCGACGCCCTTCCAGGCCGTGAAGCGCTCCGGCCTCCTGCCCGGGGAGTTGGCGATCGTCGTCGGCGTGGGCGGCATCGGCGTCCACGCCGTGCAGGTGGCCCGCGCCGCGGGCGCCACGGTGATCGCCATCGACATCGACGCGCGCAAGCTCGAGCAGGCCACGGCGGCGGGCGCGCGCGGCGTGATCGACGTGCGCGGCATGCCGCTCAAGGAGGTCCGCAAGCAAGCGCGGGCGCTGGCGGAATCGCTCGGTGCGCCGCCGCACCTGTGGAAGATCTTCGAGACCTCCGGCACCAAAGCCGGTCAGGAGACGGCGTACGCGCTGGTCGGCTTCGGCGCATCGTTGGGCGTGGTGGGCTACACGATGGACAAGATCGAGATCTGCCTGTCGAACCTCATGGCCTACGACGCCGAAGCGCACGGCAACTGGGGCGCCGACCCGGAGATCTATCCCGAACTGCTGCAGTGGATCGCCGCCGGCCGCCTGGCCGTGAAGCCGTACGTGGAGCGCCATCCGCTCTCGGAGATCAACGCGGTGTTCGAGGCGGCGCACCATGGGCGGCTGACCAGGCGAGCGGTCCTCGTGCCGTGA
- a CDS encoding AMP-binding protein — translation MRQGTHARAAVREGDRIRSLLEPTGTSETIASFVLRNAARHGERAVYRERSLGAIRTVTWRQLADDVVAFGRYLEHAGVAPGDRVVVISPNRGEMLVTELATMSLGAVYTPLFAGYSPDQTNDLLAHAAPAAVVLPDAGWRARLRLPASARAVVTFAEFRDILAPFRSTPRNAARHAFLERGASLDPGAPCLMMYTSGTSGALKGVLLTHDNILSQRRALAEIWDIGPEDRFLSYLPWHHSFGGIFEKYSALYNGAALTIDDSYGRDFDVLLRNWMEIRPTIYFSVPKVYQQLVAHIQSHPEDEERIFHPELRFVFTAAAPLPANLSEFFAARHIAVAEGWGLTETAPCCTLTDLNESRSAPGKVGYPLPGVTVKIADDGEILIRGPNVMRGYYRDDEATTKALPGDGWFHTGDLGELMGSALKLIARKDRVFKLLNAEKVVPTEIENRLAGMNPYIRHVLVAGGGRDFLCALIFPDFFRIGEEFGADRATADRVVAASLRDTIAEFNRTHAVKYEHIRAVAVISKELTIEDQELTPSLKVRVRNVLADAEGYLQAVYEPTAECDCRFLRKVLRVAGDARPCFGGRAKTLDRCYECGSLLFGERQ, via the coding sequence ATGAGACAGGGTACGCATGCGCGCGCCGCGGTACGGGAGGGCGACCGCATCCGGTCGCTGCTCGAGCCCACCGGTACCAGCGAGACGATCGCGTCGTTCGTGTTGCGGAATGCGGCCAGGCATGGTGAGCGTGCCGTCTATCGCGAACGCAGCCTCGGGGCCATCCGGACCGTGACCTGGCGCCAGCTCGCCGACGACGTCGTCGCATTCGGTCGGTATCTGGAACACGCGGGGGTCGCCCCCGGCGACCGCGTCGTCGTCATCTCGCCCAATCGTGGTGAGATGCTCGTCACCGAGCTGGCGACGATGAGCCTGGGGGCCGTGTACACGCCGCTCTTTGCCGGCTACTCGCCGGACCAGACCAACGATCTGCTTGCCCACGCGGCGCCGGCGGCGGTGGTGTTGCCCGATGCCGGCTGGCGGGCGCGCCTGCGCCTGCCCGCCAGCGCGCGAGCGGTGGTCACCTTTGCCGAGTTCCGTGACATCCTCGCGCCGTTCCGCTCGACGCCGCGCAACGCGGCCCGGCACGCATTCCTGGAGCGCGGCGCGTCGCTCGATCCCGGCGCGCCGTGCCTGATGATGTACACGTCGGGCACGAGCGGCGCGCTGAAGGGCGTGCTCCTGACCCACGACAACATCCTCTCCCAACGGCGCGCCCTGGCCGAGATCTGGGACATCGGCCCCGAGGATCGGTTCCTGTCGTACCTGCCCTGGCATCACAGCTTCGGCGGCATCTTCGAGAAGTACAGTGCGTTGTACAATGGCGCCGCGCTCACGATCGACGACTCGTACGGTCGGGACTTCGATGTGCTGCTCCGGAATTGGATGGAGATCCGGCCGACGATCTATTTCAGCGTGCCCAAGGTGTACCAGCAGCTCGTGGCCCACATCCAGTCGCATCCCGAGGACGAGGAGCGAATCTTCCATCCCGAGTTGCGATTCGTGTTCACCGCGGCCGCGCCGCTCCCCGCCAACCTCTCGGAGTTCTTCGCGGCCCGCCACATCGCCGTGGCCGAAGGCTGGGGGCTGACCGAGACGGCGCCCTGCTGCACGCTCACCGATCTTAACGAATCGCGGTCGGCGCCGGGCAAGGTGGGCTATCCCCTGCCCGGCGTGACGGTGAAGATCGCCGACGACGGGGAGATCCTCATCCGGGGCCCCAACGTGATGCGGGGTTACTACCGCGACGACGAGGCCACCACCAAGGCGCTTCCCGGAGACGGCTGGTTCCATACCGGCGACCTCGGCGAGTTGATGGGGTCCGCGTTGAAGCTGATCGCGCGCAAGGACCGGGTGTTCAAGCTGCTGAACGCGGAGAAGGTCGTGCCTACGGAGATCGAGAACCGGCTCGCCGGCATGAATCCGTACATCCGGCACGTCCTCGTCGCCGGCGGGGGACGCGACTTCCTCTGTGCCCTGATCTTCCCCGACTTCTTCCGCATCGGCGAGGAATTCGGCGCCGATCGCGCGACCGCCGACCGCGTGGTGGCGGCGTCGCTGCGCGACACGATCGCCGAGTTCAACCGCACGCATGCCGTCAAGTACGAGCACATCCGGGCGGTGGCGGTCATCAGCAAGGAGCTGACGATCGAGGATCAGGAGTTGACGCCGTCGCTCAAGGTGCGGGTGCGCAACGTGCTGGCCGACGCCGAGGGCTACCTCCAGGCCGTGTACGAACCAACCGCCGAGTGCGATTGCCGCTTCCTGCGCAAGGTGCTGCGGGTGGCCGGCGACGCGCGGCCGTGCTTTGGCGGGCGGGCCAAGACGCTCGACCGATGCTACGAATGTGGAAGCTTGCTCTTCGGAGAACGCCAATGA
- a CDS encoding acyl-CoA dehydratase activase: MKRFVGVDSGSWNTKAVVIDDEARVLARAVVRSGADLAGAAEQALALALARAPGGQSDVHAIWATGFGRQTVSFADGSRTELDCHGRGAAFYVKGPMLVIDIGGQDAKVIRLDANGQRLAHRMNRKCAAGTGSFLDEIALRLGIDVAGLDDLASRSTEALELSSFCTVFAGTELLTLIRAGHRPADLAMAAYRSLVKRVVAMDVLHGRVVATGGVVAYHPTVARLLGEEMHAEVLVPPHPQEMGAFGAALAARDGAVSVGPEVAV; this comes from the coding sequence ATGAAACGCTTCGTCGGCGTGGACAGCGGCTCGTGGAACACCAAGGCCGTCGTCATCGACGACGAGGCGCGCGTCCTGGCGCGGGCCGTGGTGCGCTCGGGCGCCGACCTCGCCGGCGCCGCCGAGCAGGCGTTGGCCCTCGCCCTCGCCCGCGCTCCCGGCGGACAGAGCGACGTCCACGCGATCTGGGCCACGGGGTTCGGTCGCCAGACCGTCTCGTTCGCCGATGGGTCGCGGACCGAGCTCGACTGCCACGGCCGGGGCGCCGCGTTCTACGTCAAGGGACCGATGCTCGTGATCGACATCGGCGGCCAGGACGCCAAGGTGATTCGCCTCGACGCGAACGGGCAGCGCCTGGCGCACCGGATGAACCGGAAGTGTGCCGCCGGCACGGGCAGCTTCCTCGACGAGATCGCGCTCCGGCTGGGCATCGACGTGGCCGGTCTGGACGACCTGGCGTCGCGGTCCACCGAGGCTCTGGAGCTTTCCAGCTTCTGCACCGTGTTCGCCGGCACCGAGCTCCTCACGCTCATCCGGGCCGGGCATCGGCCGGCCGATCTCGCGATGGCGGCGTATCGCTCGCTGGTGAAGCGCGTGGTGGCGATGGACGTGCTGCACGGTCGCGTGGTGGCCACGGGCGGCGTCGTGGCGTACCACCCCACCGTGGCGCGGCTGCTGGGCGAGGAGATGCACGCCGAGGTGCTGGTGCCGCCGCACCCGCAGGAGATGGGGGCGTTCGGCGCCGCGCTTGCCGCCCGTGACGGCGCCGTGTCCGTGGGGCCGGAGGTGGCGGTATGA
- a CDS encoding 2-hydroxyacyl-CoA dehydratase family protein yields the protein MTGLRSAAALKDTMGHYFRAVGEAAERKTAPVAWCSSVGPAELLRALGFQVFFPENHAAMLGAARSANRYMPLAHAQGYSQDVCSYLTSDVGAYLAGETPLAAFGLSGTPRADVLVFNTNQCRDVRDWFEWYGRTWNVPVIGVRSPRAIEQVYDTDVDGVAAQLERLVPTLEAVAGSRLDATRLADAVRVSRECSDLWEACLRTATRHPAPLTFFDGTIHMGPAVVLRGAPEACDYYRLLLAELDELGRAAQAAVPREAFRLYWEGMPVWGRLRALSSLFAEFRTAVVASTYCNSWIFSALDPADPMRSMARASLELFIVRSEDAKEAYIERMLSLYDVDGIVFHDCRTCPNNSNTRYGMPRRIAERLGIPTLTLDGDVNDLRCFSDEQVRTNVEGFVEQLADARPAGARA from the coding sequence ATGACCGGCCTCCGGAGCGCGGCGGCGCTGAAGGACACGATGGGCCACTACTTCCGCGCCGTGGGCGAGGCGGCCGAGCGGAAGACCGCGCCCGTGGCCTGGTGCTCGAGCGTGGGGCCGGCGGAACTGCTCCGGGCCCTCGGTTTCCAGGTGTTCTTTCCGGAGAACCACGCGGCCATGCTCGGCGCCGCCCGCAGCGCCAACCGCTACATGCCGCTCGCCCATGCGCAGGGCTACTCGCAGGACGTCTGCTCCTACCTCACCAGCGACGTGGGCGCGTACCTCGCCGGCGAGACGCCCCTGGCCGCATTCGGGCTGAGCGGCACGCCGCGCGCCGACGTGCTCGTCTTCAACACCAATCAGTGCCGCGACGTGCGCGATTGGTTCGAGTGGTACGGGCGAACGTGGAACGTGCCCGTGATCGGCGTGCGGTCGCCGCGCGCCATCGAGCAGGTGTACGACACCGACGTGGACGGCGTCGCGGCGCAACTCGAGCGGCTCGTGCCGACGCTGGAAGCGGTGGCGGGATCCCGCCTCGACGCGACGCGGCTGGCCGACGCCGTGCGCGTGTCGCGGGAATGTTCCGACCTCTGGGAAGCCTGCCTTCGCACCGCCACGCGGCACCCCGCCCCACTGACCTTCTTCGACGGGACCATCCACATGGGGCCGGCCGTCGTCCTGCGCGGCGCGCCCGAGGCGTGTGACTACTACCGGCTGCTGCTCGCCGAGCTCGACGAACTGGGGCGGGCGGCGCAGGCGGCCGTGCCGCGCGAGGCGTTCCGCCTGTACTGGGAAGGGATGCCGGTGTGGGGACGCCTGCGCGCGCTGTCGTCGCTGTTCGCGGAGTTCCGCACCGCGGTGGTCGCGTCCACGTACTGCAACAGTTGGATCTTCTCGGCGCTGGACCCTGCCGATCCCATGCGCTCCATGGCGCGCGCGTCGCTGGAGCTGTTCATCGTGCGCTCCGAGGACGCCAAGGAGGCGTACATCGAGCGCATGCTCTCGCTGTACGACGTGGACGGCATCGTCTTTCACGACTGTCGTACCTGTCCGAACAACTCGAACACGCGCTACGGCATGCCGCGGCGCATCGCCGAGCGACTCGGCATCCCGACCCTCACGCTCGACGGTGACGTGAACGACCTCCGCTGTTTCTCCGACGAGCAGGTGCGCACGAACGTCGAGGGCTTCGTGGAGCAACTGGCCGACGCGCGGCCGGCGGGAGCGCGCGCATGA
- a CDS encoding acyl-CoA dehydratase activase: protein MLEQGARAAAGVDVGTECVKAVVAGADGRILGRAVAPTRGYFQACSYEVLTAALDDAQLQQADLAGIGATGFAMNCVRDATTTATEACCHALGAYHHAPYAMTLVDIGGRDPHVMHVAGDGRRLDAHGVRRCAVGIGSFLMFAARHLDIAPSGLQELAAAASAPAPVSSYCSVFSASEVLERLREGATREEIALGCMHSVAERIVEIGGFTHPLVVCGGVVEYFPGVLHAIQELSGIEARAVPDAIYTGALGAALKALQ from the coding sequence ATGCTGGAACAAGGAGCCAGGGCCGCCGCCGGCGTGGACGTCGGGACGGAATGCGTGAAAGCCGTGGTCGCCGGTGCCGACGGCCGGATCCTCGGGCGCGCCGTGGCTCCCACCCGGGGCTATTTCCAGGCGTGCAGCTACGAGGTCCTCACGGCGGCGCTCGACGACGCGCAGCTCCAACAGGCGGACCTGGCGGGGATTGGCGCCACGGGGTTCGCGATGAACTGCGTGCGCGATGCCACGACGACGGCCACTGAGGCGTGCTGCCACGCCCTCGGCGCGTACCACCATGCCCCCTACGCGATGACGCTGGTCGATATCGGCGGGCGCGATCCGCACGTCATGCACGTAGCCGGCGATGGCCGGCGTCTCGACGCGCACGGCGTGCGCCGTTGCGCCGTCGGCATCGGCAGCTTCCTGATGTTCGCCGCTCGCCACCTCGACATCGCGCCCTCGGGACTCCAGGAGCTTGCCGCAGCGGCTTCGGCGCCGGCGCCGGTGAGCAGCTACTGCTCGGTGTTCTCCGCCAGCGAGGTGCTCGAGCGGCTGCGCGAGGGCGCCACCCGGGAGGAGATCGCGCTCGGCTGCATGCACTCGGTGGCCGAACGGATCGTCGAGATCGGAGGGTTCACGCATCCGCTGGTCGTCTGCGGCGGCGTCGTCGAATACTTCCCCGGCGTGCTGCACGCCATACAGGAGCTCTCGGGAATCGAGGCGCGGGCGGTCCCCGACGCGATCTACACCGGGGCGCTCGGCGCCGCGCTCAAGGCGCTGCAATGA
- a CDS encoding 2-dehydropantoate 2-reductase, whose amino-acid sequence MRTLIVGAGALGGLVGANLTRAGEDVALLEVNTARAALLNDAGLLVSRMGEEEVCVPVFVVSTVDGLAPFDLVFVAVKTYETEDAVRSVLPACGPRTLFLSLQNGIGNAEKIAGLVGGERVLCGITYHSIQHAGPRRLNYRAGIKPIQIAPFGGADRAQIEAIAEVFRTAGMATEVVPHVDHAIWQKLLHNAVVNPTSALTGLTCREMLADEHLMAFMRDLCGEIIAVMRARGIPIVDEEDPFRPIIGSLKALGKNRPSMWQDLSRGKRTEVDALNGAVADEAARLGLTAPHNRAIVDFIHSRERQKFLNKQAIAVRLGLDHPPMAGAPMLRGADGGMTPSGPPLESTRRLKELMRAYYRDLAAASADPSRLVAACSALGPVEIVRALGIAPYFPENHAALIAATRQGGHAIARATAHGLSQFASSAMRADVGALLEGTSPLVAAHGISGVPRPDVVVYSTNTGHQLLRWFEFYGSHYDVPVDGLHPPPALHELEPIDVDAGVDQLLRLVSRLERSTGRTLEMDRLSETVGYSGDASTLWDDILALARAVPAPMTFFDAVVHLAPMVLLRGTPAAVSYYRELKDELEDRVARGIGAVPNETHRFYWDGPPIWCALRPLSRLFADAGVAIVASTFCGEFVLPGLDRDDPIASMARAYTGVFGNRSEEFKTAYLASKFDEYGVDAAVYHDCRTTPEASHVRFGLAVRAERATAVPSFVLEADSHDLRLFSTERLQGQLSAFLEQHVEGLAAH is encoded by the coding sequence ATGCGAACCCTGATCGTCGGAGCCGGGGCCCTTGGCGGACTCGTGGGCGCCAACCTGACGCGCGCCGGCGAGGACGTGGCCCTGCTCGAGGTGAACACGGCGCGGGCGGCGTTGTTGAACGACGCCGGATTGCTCGTCAGCCGGATGGGCGAGGAAGAGGTGTGCGTGCCGGTGTTCGTGGTCTCGACCGTGGACGGCCTGGCGCCGTTCGATCTGGTGTTCGTGGCCGTGAAGACGTACGAGACCGAGGACGCGGTCCGGTCGGTGTTGCCGGCGTGCGGCCCCCGGACGCTGTTCCTCTCGCTCCAGAACGGGATCGGTAACGCCGAGAAGATCGCCGGGCTCGTGGGCGGCGAGCGTGTGCTCTGCGGCATCACATATCACAGCATCCAGCATGCGGGGCCGCGGCGGCTCAACTATCGGGCGGGCATCAAACCGATCCAGATCGCTCCGTTCGGCGGTGCCGACCGGGCGCAGATCGAGGCCATCGCCGAAGTGTTCCGCACCGCCGGCATGGCCACGGAGGTCGTGCCCCACGTGGACCATGCGATCTGGCAGAAGCTGCTGCACAATGCGGTCGTGAATCCCACCTCGGCGCTCACCGGCCTCACGTGCCGCGAGATGCTGGCCGACGAGCACCTGATGGCGTTCATGCGCGATCTCTGCGGCGAGATCATCGCCGTGATGCGGGCGCGAGGCATTCCGATCGTGGACGAGGAGGATCCGTTCCGGCCGATCATCGGCTCGCTCAAGGCGCTGGGCAAGAACCGCCCGTCCATGTGGCAGGATCTCTCGCGCGGCAAGCGCACGGAAGTCGACGCCCTGAACGGCGCGGTGGCGGACGAGGCCGCGCGTCTCGGGCTGACCGCGCCGCACAACCGGGCCATCGTCGATTTCATCCATTCCCGCGAACGCCAGAAATTCCTGAACAAGCAGGCCATCGCCGTCCGCCTCGGGCTGGACCATCCGCCGATGGCGGGCGCGCCGATGCTGCGCGGCGCGGACGGCGGGATGACGCCCAGCGGGCCGCCGCTCGAGAGCACCCGTCGCCTCAAAGAGCTCATGCGCGCCTACTATCGGGATCTCGCGGCGGCCTCGGCCGATCCGTCGCGTCTCGTGGCGGCGTGCTCGGCACTGGGCCCGGTGGAGATCGTGCGCGCATTGGGCATCGCGCCGTATTTCCCGGAGAATCATGCGGCGCTCATCGCGGCCACCCGCCAGGGCGGGCACGCGATCGCGCGCGCCACGGCCCACGGCCTGTCGCAGTTCGCCAGTTCGGCGATGCGGGCCGACGTCGGCGCGCTGCTCGAGGGCACGAGCCCGCTCGTCGCGGCGCACGGCATCTCCGGGGTCCCACGCCCGGACGTCGTGGTGTACAGCACCAACACGGGCCATCAACTGCTCCGCTGGTTCGAGTTCTATGGGTCGCACTACGATGTGCCGGTGGACGGGCTCCACCCCCCGCCGGCGCTGCACGAACTGGAGCCGATCGACGTGGACGCCGGGGTGGACCAACTGCTCCGGCTCGTGTCGCGGCTCGAGCGATCCACCGGCCGCACGCTCGAGATGGATCGTCTGAGCGAGACGGTCGGGTACAGCGGCGACGCCAGCACCCTCTGGGACGACATCCTCGCGCTCGCCCGCGCCGTGCCCGCGCCGATGACCTTCTTCGACGCGGTGGTCCATCTCGCGCCGATGGTGCTGCTGCGCGGCACGCCGGCGGCGGTGTCGTACTACCGGGAGTTGAAGGACGAGTTGGAGGATCGGGTGGCTCGGGGCATCGGTGCCGTCCCCAACGAGACGCATCGCTTCTACTGGGACGGCCCGCCGATCTGGTGCGCGCTGCGGCCCCTGTCGCGGCTGTTCGCCGACGCCGGCGTGGCGATCGTGGCCTCCACGTTCTGCGGGGAGTTCGTGCTGCCGGGCCTCGACCGCGACGATCCGATTGCCAGCATGGCGCGCGCGTACACCGGGGTGTTCGGCAATCGGTCGGAAGAGTTCAAGACGGCATACCTCGCATCCAAGTTCGACGAGTATGGCGTGGACGCGGCGGTCTACCACGATTGCCGCACGACGCCGGAGGCGAGCCATGTCCGGTTCGGCCTCGCGGTGCGAGCGGAGCGCGCGACCGCGGTGCCGTCGTTCGTACTCGAAGCCGATTCCCACGACCTGCGGCTGTTCTCCACCGAGCGGCTGCAGGGTCAGCTGTCCGCTTTCCTCGAGCAGCACGTCGAAGGGTTGGCCGCCCACTAG
- a CDS encoding enoyl-CoA hydratase/isomerase family protein: MAASTAQIQTTVQYEVRDAIAHVTLDAPPLNILTAAVMADLATAVERAQADRAVVALSVTATGTAFSAGADVGEHRPENAPVMIAAFSRLFAAFGACELPIVMAVDGAALGAGFELALMADILIASTKATFGQPEIRLGFFAPVGVSWLSARVGPARAIEITSTGHAYTAAEMAAMGLVSHVVPPAELADKLASVLGELRRASPAVMRLNVRLVRELQGRPFEAGRLEAEHVFLNELMALDDVGEGIASFFEKRRPVWHNR, encoded by the coding sequence ATGGCGGCCTCCACGGCGCAGATCCAGACGACGGTGCAATACGAGGTGCGCGACGCCATCGCGCACGTCACGCTCGACGCCCCGCCCCTCAATATTCTGACCGCGGCCGTGATGGCAGATCTCGCCACGGCCGTGGAGCGCGCGCAGGCGGACCGCGCCGTGGTCGCGCTCTCCGTAACGGCCACCGGCACCGCGTTCTCGGCGGGCGCCGACGTGGGCGAGCACCGGCCGGAGAACGCGCCGGTGATGATCGCGGCGTTCAGCCGCCTGTTCGCGGCGTTCGGCGCCTGTGAACTGCCGATCGTGATGGCCGTGGACGGCGCCGCTCTGGGTGCCGGGTTCGAACTCGCGCTCATGGCCGACATCCTCATTGCGAGCACGAAGGCCACGTTCGGCCAGCCCGAGATCCGACTGGGATTCTTCGCGCCCGTGGGGGTGTCGTGGCTGTCGGCGCGCGTGGGGCCGGCTCGCGCCATCGAGATCACGAGCACGGGGCACGCGTACACGGCCGCCGAGATGGCGGCGATGGGGCTGGTGTCACATGTCGTGCCACCCGCGGAGTTGGCCGACAAGCTGGCGTCGGTACTCGGGGAGCTCCGGCGGGCGAGCCCGGCCGTGATGCGCCTGAACGTGCGGCTCGTGCGGGAGTTGCAGGGGCGGCCGTTCGAGGCGGGGCGGCTCGAAGCCGAGCACGTGTTCCTGAACGAGCTGATGGCGCTGGACGATGTCGGTGAGGGGATCGCGTCATTCTTTGAGAAGCGGAGGCCCGTATGGCACAACCGCTGA